The window CGCTTTTGGCTGTTGAATCGCTAAACCTTCTAATAACCAACGAAGTTCCTGCTGAGACAAATTACGCACTTCTTGTTCATCTTTAGGCCATTGTAGTTTCCCATTATCCAAACGCTTATAAAGCATGGCGAAGCCATTTCCGTCAAAATATAGACATTTATATCGATCTTTCTTCCAACCGGAAAATAAAAAAATAGAATCACCATAAGGATCTAATTCAAAAGAATCCTGAATCAGAGTAGCTAAGCCGTCGATTCCCTTTCGCATATCCGTTTTTCCACAAATGATATAGATATTCTTCACATCCGTATAATCATGTTTCACCAATGTTTCAACTCCCTCATGATCGTTTGGATGACCTGCTCCTCTACGCCATTATAAAAGGAGACCTCAACATTTGCAGTTTTAATTGTACAACAACTGCCAGAGGAATCTGATAACGAGGATATAGATGGGGCTGTAGATCTGCTTTCGGGAAGAAGTGTAACGGGGACAATTGTCAATTTTTCTTGTGGCATAAGAAAAGCACCTCCTTCTATATTGATATAAATATAGTACCGGAGGTGTAGCTCTATTTATATGCGTTGTTTGAATTCGGGCTTACGCAGAAAATATCATTAAAAACTTCCCTTTAAAATACATTTCCCCCTAACCCTTATTACACTATAAAACATATTTTGGAAAATTGGTTTAACTCCTTATTCAACGTTATTACATCCTTCGTGGAATATCTAGCTAGTAATCGCATAACTTTAATTAAAGGACAAGGTAAGGAGTTGATGTTCGTTGCTTAAATTTCTTTTAATTGCGTTCTTAATACTTTTCATTATTTTGAAAAACCATAGAAGACAAGCTACTCAAACCTATTCACTTCAAACTTTTTTAATAAGTAGTTCCGATGATTTACTTGAAGATAAACAAAATGAACAAAAGAAATCATTAATTGAAAAAATTAATGATTATTTGTTCAAAGATAGCGATAATGAAATGATCAATGATGATAATGAGGATATAGGTGATGGTGGCGATGGTGCTGGAGAATAGATTTAATTTATTACAAATCTCTCTAAATCATATTTTATTAAAATTCTTTACTCCAATCCTCATCCAATATTACGCCCTTTGCATCAATATAAGCCACAATAACAGTCCCATGCTCAAGTATATTTTCATTTTTCAAAAAGGAGATGAACGTATTAAAAAGTTCGTCATCTTGGTTACCCTTTGTCCTTGAAATGGTAATTCGGATAGTCGGAGCAACATGATACTCTTTGAAACTTCCAGAATTTAAAGGATCAATATTTAATTCTTTACCTATTTCATCATCAAAGAAAGCATGGAAATCCGTAACTTCTTTAAAATTCGCATCTATGTACTGGCGTATGTCATTTTTTAACTCATTTACCCATTTATCAGCAACGTAAGTATCAACCAGTTGCCCTGTTTCACTGTCATGATAGATTAAGAATTCAATATTATTTACCTTATCTCGCACCTTTGCTGCGTATTCAAATTCAAAGTTACCCATATTATCGTACAATGTGTCGTACACTTCGAAATGATTTTTAAAAGTCTGATTTATATATTGTTCAGCTTCATCTCTTATCATGTCCTCTTTTTCGCCATCTGGCATCATACTGATATAAAAAGAAATGAATAAAATAGGAATTCCCAATAAAATAATACCTAAAATACTTACTATAATCTTTACAGGTTTCTTCATGCTTCCACCACCCCATATGATCTAATCAGAGCCATTATTCGACTTTTTCAGTTTAACTACATATTCTTCTAACTATTGCCGTAGTTCTTGTCCACTTTTGATTCCGTCCACATAGTTAGTGCCTATACCATCTAATTCAAGACTAAACAAACTTAGTTAATTCACTTCATCACAAAATTGCTAAGCTCCGTTCTGTACTTTAATCAAAAAAAGAATTTCCTGCTTCTTAAAGAGTTTCCCTAGTTTATTTAAGTACATCCCTACACAAATATCCCTTCATTAAGTTACTTCTATTGTTCTATCATCGCTTCCGAAACCTACGAAATTGATAATTAGTATATAGATTGGAAAAACAATCAACCCACCTATTGCCAAAAGACCAGTAACAGGATTTGGGTAATCGCCTCCATTTGTCAGCGGGAACAGGGATGCAAATATATAAATGAGAAGAATAAAGTATGGAAACCAAAGGATGATTGTCCAAAAGTTCGCTTTCCTCCCTTCCAGCCACCTTTTTGTTAAGCGGATAAGGAGTATAGTGCAAAATATGAATACAACAATATTCGTTATTCCAGTTACAATGATTACATTGTCTATCTTCCAGCTTGTTAATCTACTAATACGATACACATTAAACACAAGTTCAATGGGAATAAATATCATCAAGGCATACAGAATACTAACAACATTTAATTTTAAGAAAAATCTCATTTAATCACCCTGTATTATATTTTTATTGAGATAATACAAAAAACAAAATGGCTATACAAAAATATCCTAAGAATTTTTCCTTACCTCTGTACCTTTTTTCAATTAAGAAATATAAAATAAGAACCAGCATAATTGACGCAAATATCTTTATGTAAAACGAATCCAAGCCCCCAATATATAATCAAATCTCTTCTGTTTATTCTTGGTATTCTGAATGACTATGCTGCTTACATCCAAACAAATAACAAGCGCCAGTGATGGTAGGTTCAAGTTCTATTGGAGGGATGTATCCGGATGGAATTAGTTCTACCATCTTTTCATATTTGTTTTTTTCTTCAAGTAATTGCTTGATATATGTATCTTTATCATTTTCTGTCCAATCTTCTTCACATTCTTGATGAGTATCTTTGATTTCTTCGTCTATTTGTTCAATGGCTTCATGTACTACTTCATGGATGCGGGGGATATCTTTTGTGTTAAAAAGAGCGTAGATAAACCTACTGACCCAATAAGGATCTTTCCAGTATTTTTTCCATCCTTTTTCAAACCAATAGACCGCTTCCTTAAAACAATCCAATTCAACATACAAGTCCGCAACTTCAATTTCTCCTACAAATTCATCCGCATCTACATTAAACACATCTAGTTTCTCTTTTGCTTCTATTCTCTTTCCAAGTTCAATTAGACATTTAACATGACTATACGTGACATTATCGGAATTTCCTGCAATTCGTATGAAAAAGTCAGAAGCTGTCTGTAAGTCTCCAAGATAATACTTTGCTACGGCTAAATTATGATAAGCTTCATTGGATGGTTGAATCGAAATGGACTTCAGTAATGCGTATGAAGCAAGTTTCCACTTTTTTTGCCTCATATAAATTTCTCCTAATATGTTATAAGGGAAATAAGAGGAAGGATTCATCTGAATGGCTTCTTTGATTAATTCGAGAGCTTTTTCATCATCCTCTTCTTCGTAACTGTACATCCAAGCAAGATTATTTAGAGACTGAACATATCTTGATTCTTCTACTGCTTTTCTAAAAAGTTCTAAGGCTTCTACATATTCATTTTTTCCAAATAGATCAAGGGCCCTTTGGTTAGTATTCAATCATGTCCCTCCATTTTTTAATCATTTTTACTGTATAACATATTATTTTATGCTACGAAAAGCGGTTGAAATTTGAAACAAAACGGGTTGGAGAATTTCAAAGATCTTAATCAATGATCTTGCTGCGTCTGATAAATAAATTTTCTATCAGAAGAGTAAGCAAAAACCTTCTTAAACTTTAACATATGTTTCTAGTTTTCTTTAAAGTTTTATTCAATTTATTTAAAACAATCAATTAGTTTTCGATTTTATGTTAAGATTGTCCATATAGGTTTAATGATGGGAGCGATTAAGTGAAAATAACTTTGGCACAAGCGATTAATCTATTGTCTAGTCTTCATAAAAAAGTGAATGAATTACAAGGTGAATTTTTCACTGTCCATGTGATTGAAGTTCCAAAAGGAGAAAGCTACACGCCATATGAACGCACAGTTGAGGCTGTATTGCAGGAGCTATCCGAAATTCAGCATGATATATTGGAATTAAAAGAAATCATCCAACAAGGCAATTTAAGCAATCAAGTTGAATGGGATGGTCATTCCATCTCAATGATTCGTGCGATTGAAACAGCGAAGCAGCTACGTGATCGACTGAATCTTCTCAAAACGCTTGCTACTACTAAAAAGCGAGAATACAATGTTCACCACCACTCAGGTGCGATCATGGAACAAATTGCTTTGTTTGATCCTGCTGAATTTAAAAAGCAGGTTGATAAACTAACTCGCCAAGCGGAATTATTATCTAGCCGGATTGATAAAGTGAATTATACCGTTGAAATTGAGGTTCCGCTTGCTAATAAGTATTTAGAGGCGTAAGTAGCTTTGAGGGTATTGTATAGATACCTTCATGGGTGCTTATGCACCAAATGAGTTGGGAAGTGTTAGCGACCCTTTGCTTTGTGGGTAACAAAGTAGTTAAACTTTTTTCAATTAGCGAGGCGAACGGATGCGTCTTACGCTTTACGCTATAACGCTTATCGTATAACGAACGGAATATATAGTTAGTTCAAAAAAACAGCTACGTTCCCAACTCATTTTCATAACAATTTAATACCATCATATTCTTGATAGTTGCAAAAGGAAAAAAGGCTACCAAATCTTTGGAATTGAAAATTAAATACCCTTTGACTATAATACTACCTTCATTACATATTTTCTCAGCGATTTTATTCTTTATCAGTTTTTCATTAGTCCAATCAGATAGTACGATTTCAATGGAGTCTTCCATGACTGATAAAATTCCTTTATTGCTAACATAAAAAAACACGATAGTTGCTACTAAATCACATCCGTTAGAAAAAAGAGACTATTCTATTTGAACAATCTCTACCCGCTACTTCAATTTATTTTCTTGCCATCTTTGCTACGAATCGTAATAATATAGGAATCGTTTTCTACCAATGAAACCATTTCCTCGTTTTTTAAAAATTCTTCTATGACGACCTCCAAGTTTCCAGCAAATTCTTTTGCGTCCTGATCCTCACTTTTGATAGACGTTTTAATAATCAATTCAGGACTTGGATAGACGGAATAAGCTAAGCCGGTTACTTTATACTCCTTTTTCCCCATTAAATCTTCACCGACTGCTTGGAGGATTTCTGCCCATCGTCCTTCTTGTTCTCTCTTTTCCATATCGATCTTTTTCACTTTTACCGAATAGGTACCTGCATTATTTGCTGCTAAAACATCACTAATGATTTGTTTAATATCTTGAACTTCTTCGTCTGATATAGTATTTGGCAGTTCAAGATTAATTGTTTCTTTGGTGAACATTAACATTAAGGGAGTATAATGATGTTTTTCCAATTCTTGCGTAATGGCATTATGCAAGAATTGAACCGTTTCCATTCTTTTTCTATCTGACTCGCTTACTTTTTGTTCAAATTCTTTACTTCTGCTTACTTTTATCGTGTAAGCATCGTATTCTCTTAATTTCAAAATATCGTCTACAATCTTTTCAACTTCATCTTTTACTTGATTAAAGTAGTTTTCTGATCCTTCTATCTCTATACTTATTTCTTTTTGACCTTGAAAAGACACCCCAATACCAGCAACGTGGTAGCCCTTTTCCTTTAATTCTTCTGAAACGACTGACCCAATCGATTTCGTTGTTATTAATTGTCCTAAGAAGGGAATTTTTGATACCACTTCGGCCATGACAGGTGACACAAAGGCCGAACTAACAAGTAAGCCAAATAATATGACAGCTGCACTGCACCCATAGACAATCTTTTTACTAAGACTTAAATTCTTTTTCCTTCCTCTTGATATTGCCTTTTCAATCGTCTGATTCAATTTCGCTTCAGGAATGCTTATTTCATCAATCTCTTTTTTTATATCGTATATGGACTTTTTCATTTGAAAACCCCCTCCCTTAAATCCAATTTTAAGATATTAACAGCCCTGTGAAGATGTGTTTTCACTGTACCTTCAGGACAATCCAATGTATCAGCTATTTGTTTAATTGTAAAATCCTTATAATATCTAAGTATAATAACAGTTTTGTATGGCTCTTTTAAGCGTTCTATCGCTTCAACGAGGTCCATACTCTCTTCTTTTTCAACATTATGTTCATTAGAATTAGGAATATGGCTAAATTCCTCTGTAAGAATGACACGACTCTTTTTCTTTATAAAATCTAAAGCCGTATTGATTAAAATTCTGGTCAGCCATGTTGAGAAGTAATTGATTTCCTTCAAATTCTTAATGGATATGTATGCCTTGTAGATTGTTTCTTGCACAATATCTAAAGCATCAGCTTCATTTTTTACATATAGATAAGCGATTCGATAGAGTTTGTTTTTTTCTTCTTCCATCAGTTCCTGAAAAGCTTTGTCATTCCCCTTTTTGGCTTTTTTAATCTTGTCCTTAGAAAACATAATCAACCTCCCTCCTTTCAACTGTTAGACCTTTTAGCAGTATAAAACGTTTCAAATTATAAAAAAGAATCTCTTAAATGATAACGTACAAAGAAAGAGTGATTATTCCGTTTATACTATTCAACTCTTGCATCTTAAAGTTCAGCGCTTACAAATTCACCAAAAGTAATAAATAAAATTACAATTAAAAATGTGATTGAAACTAACCACTCATGGTAATAACTCTTATCACTTTTCTTTACTATCCACTCTTCTATTCCTCGAAAAAAATATATCAAGAAGAAAAAAATAGGAAAGGGAAGACTACGAATCATTGGCGAATAGGGAAAATAGTTACCTAATGTAAATGTGGCAATAATGAAAATAATCATTAAAGTAACTTCAATAACTATAAAGATACTTTTTCTCCCCTTTGAAAACACTCCCTTACTTTTGCTCTTAATGTTTAACCGTCTTTTCAAATAATACTCTGACACAAAAAGATAAAATCCTAATATAATAATTAGGCCCAAAATCATTGTACCCAAGCTCACAAGATCCCTCCCCAAATACACTTCCCTTTAAAAAAATCCATGACAGACTGCATTAACCTTGTTAATGGATTAAGTCTTGGAAGGTCTTATCAAGCGTTGGAAAGGTAAACGTATAACCTTCACGTTCTAAACGTTCTGGAAGAACCCATCGACTTTTCAGCACTAATTCTGTTTCTGTTTTGATAAAAATCGCCCCAGCCTCTAACAACCATTTGGGCGAAGGCAAGCCGAAAGGAACATTCATTTTTTTTCTTAACGCTTGCATTAATTCACGATTACTAACAGGATGAGGGGAAGAACAATTAAAAACTCCACTAAGATCTTCTCTATCTTTCAAAAATAGAATAATTCTATATAAATCCTCGACATGAATCCAACTAAACATTTGGTCTCCGGTTCCTTGAACTCCCCCAAGCCCAAACCGAACTAAATTTTGGTATGGAACCATTACTCCACCATTCTTCCCTAATACAATAGCAATTCGTAACGCAACTTGTCTTGTACTTGGTAAATCAAATGAAAAGAAGGTTTTCTCCCAGTTTGTTGCAACATCAACAGAGAACCCTGAACCAATTACTCCACTTTCTTCGGTCATGGGTCTATCTTCTGCGTGTCGATAAATCGTTGCTGTGCTGGAATTGATCCAAAGCTTAGGGGGATTGGGACAAGCTAAAATAGATTCTCCAAGAATTTTTGTTGTCCTAATCCTTGAATTCATAATTTCCTTTCTATTGCCTTCGTTGTATCGACAATTCACAGATTTCCCCGCAAGATTGATAAGAAGCTCAGCATCTTCCAATACTTCTATTATTCTCTCTTTTTCCTCCCAAGAGATATGCTGTTGATTCCTTGTGATGATCCTTACCTCATATCCTAATTTCTTAAATTGATTTTCAAAATACTTACCAATAAAGCCAGTGCCGCCTGCTAAAATCACTTTTTTCATATGGTCCTCCAATTATTCTAAAATTAAATTAGATTGTTTTACCTTGCTTACTTTGCAAAAATAAGAAACAGAAGAATCATTTTCGTTAATGAGAAAAAACTCTATCCTTAATCTAGCGAGGCCAAATCTACTGGTTTTATTCTTTTAAAGGCCTTCTCATCTCTTCAGGCAAACATTCAGTAAGAAAGTTAAATAAAACTCTACCCTGTATCTTGTCTGCCAAATAGTTCAAATAAACCTCTTCTTCATTTTCGATTTCAACATCTTCAAAGTAGTCTTTGTACTTATTCCAAAGGTCTGGTTCTTGCTCTTTAATTGATTTCAAATTGAATATTACTCCACTTTTTAAGTAATCCATTCGTTTCATCCCCTTGTTTGTAATCATTGTCCTCCCTCTTCTTTTACATTACAAGAAGAGCTACCGTTACAGGCATATTGAAAAGAAAAATTATCATGAACGTATTTTAATACTATAGTGTCTCATCGATTTTGGTATTCCTCTTAACTCAAGCACCCCGCTATATATTAGATGCCTAATCCTATATTCTAAGTAGAAAGGTCCGGCTTCATCCAGTTGTTCTAATATTTCTCCAATCACTGTTCCGGTCTTAATAAAATCCTTTTTTCCTTGCTCATTGTGTAGCTTTTCAAGTGTTTTGATGATGAGTGGATCATAATGTTCTTCTGGCACTCCTATGATTTTATCGTTCATCCATACACGTAGGACTTCTTTCGTTTGGGATAATGTTTCCCATTCCCTTTGAAGCTGCAATCGATTCTTATGCGATAATGGATGGTTCTCTTTGTTTCTTTCAAAAAGTAACTTTAAACTCTCAGGTTCAATCTGGCCTGTATGAAAAATAGGCCGTTCTACTTTGGAAGTAATATATTTTTCATAAAGTTCAGTGGAGTTCATAAGAAAAATCTCATTTTCTTTATCTCGCAATAAATAGAGGATATAACGAAGACCTGTTTGTTCACCTGCATTATTTCCATACCAAAGATAAATAGGAACTTGTTCAGAAATATCCTCGATCTCACGCAATGTATTTGTTAGTTTATTTTGATATTCATAATCATCCAGTTCAAAATTGATATTGTCGTATAACCATTCTGCTCTGAAAGCCTGATCCTTAGTTTCATCGAGCTTCCACAAAGGTCCGATTGAAAAGAAGTCTGGAAAACCAATCACTTTCTTTGGATGTTTTAGTCCTACTCTTAAATTTCCAGCTGCAAATTCAGGGGAGACAATATGAACACTAGCTTTATTAGAAAGGTTAGTAGAACGACGGTGTATTTGTATGGTTTTATTGATTATTTCTACCATTTTGTTCAGGTCATTTTGTTCGATAAAGTAACCTCTGCCTTCAAGTGATTTATATTCTTCGTGATGAAACGTATCAAATTCCTCAGCATGATTTAATTCATACGTTTCCCACTCACCATTTTCACTCACACTCGATACAATTACATATTTTTGGGTTTTAGCTCTATAAACAAAAACGACATTGGGTTCTATAAAGAAATAAATAAATGGAAACTTCACTTTGGTTTTTATGATTAACAGTTCCTTTTATCTAAATACTTGTCGAACGGCACTCTTATAGTGGAATAAACATATTAGATTTAAATGCTTTTTTATTGATTTATCACAGCATATCCAATCCATCCAATTAGTAAAATGTTTGGAGAAATCAACAATGCCGATAGCCACCTGATGTTTTTTCTGAGAGATAAAGCAGCTCCAAGATAAAAGAATGGAAATATCAGACCCCACCATTCAAAACGTGGTGTTGCAGCTAAGTAAAGGGATAATGGGATGATAAGTATGAAGGAAATAACAAGAAATATTGCCTTTTTTGAAACTAAAGCTATAAATGAAAATACGATGGAAGCAATCATAAACGGCCAAAAGAATAATCCCATAGAAGTCCTCCTTAAATTTTTCATACCGTAAATACTTTGCAAAAGCTCGCCTGTTAACGCAAGAAGAACACTTTTATTTACTGGTAAACCCTTTCCCAAGAACCGTTTTTTTATCCAAACTAACAAAAACTACAAGTTTTCCAGAAGAATCAGTCTCGGTGTTATTAAAAGTAACAGAATAAACTTGTTCTTTGCCATAACTTTTATCAATTGATGTTTTTATACCATCATTAATAGGTACTTTCTTTACAATCGAATCCTTCGGGCTTACTGGAATTAAAGCTCGTTCTGCATCAGCCAAACTATTGAAAGCTACCATCTCAATTGGTAATTGGTTCTCAGATGCAGAATAAAAGGAAACAATTCCTATTACCATAAATATTAAAAGTACCGCTAAGATCCCGAAAATAAGCCATTTAATTGACTTTTTCACTACTTCCTTCCTTTCTATCAAATTGTTATCATTCAGTTTACCATATAAATCCAATCATCCTGTTAAACATATTATCCCTAAATGAAAATAGACGCATTTCTTATTAGAAAAATGCGCCTTTAATTGAATTGCGTGCAAAAAAAGCTGACTTTGATGGCGTAACCCACTTGGCTTATGAAGCTATATATGAAGGGTTCAAATTGCATAATCTATTTAAGCTAAATTTTTGGTTGGCTAACCCTAAGCAAACGAATAATACCAAAAAGAACATTAAGTCCTTCGTAGTTATGAACACACTGGGCTGGCTTTTTATGGAGAAATCACTATTTTTCTAGAAGTATTATTCAATGATTTTGAACAACCTCAAAACTCGTTTTCATGTCTTTTGAAAAATTTATAGTATGTACGGACATTTTCTAGTTCTGTCCACTGTCTCACCCTAACAGGGTTTTCATCAAGATTATAAATTTTTGCCTCCCTCATGGATAGCAGAAATGGAGAATGTGTTGATATGATAAACTGACAGCCAAAAAAACGAGCAGAGTCTTCAATAAATTTCACCAATTCCATCTGGCGTTTTGGAGAAAGACTGTTTTCCGGCTCATCCAAAATGTAAAGTCCATTATCGCCAATTTTTTCAGTAAAATACAGGAATGCACTTTCCCCATTCGAATATTCCTTTACATTATCCATCAACTCATTCCTCACAAAATGGGACTGTGTTTTATTTCTAGCTGTATTAACTTTTTTTAACTGCTCGTAATCTGCCATAGATTTCATCTGAAAATGGGAATATTTCGCATTCAAATATTCTTCAAAAAGTTTTTCCCGTTTTTGGTCAATTCCCTCATTAAGATTCCGGATATTCAACATATAGTCAAATACATCATCACTAGTAATAATTCTGCTATTTTCAGGAATGTCCGCTTTAAGCTGCATCTCACACATATTGACATAATCGGGATAGAAATTAGATTTATTATAGATAGAATCACGTTTAATTCCTGTTTTTTCTGCTATCACATTTAGTGCAGTAGATTTTCCTGAACCATTTCCGCCATATAAAATCGTAACTGGCTCAAAAACAATCGTTTCAAAGCTATTTCTTGATAAAATTTTAAATGGATAAAATGAGTCATAGCATGTTCTTTTTATTTTCATGAAAAAGTCAAATTCCATATCCTCATTTGGGAATGAAAAGGCATGTAAATAAATCATAATCCCCCCTATAACAGTTCTATTAATATGTAATACATATCATTTTATTCCACAGGAACATATCCAGTACGTTCAACAAGTTCTTGTCCTTGTTCAGATAGCATCCAATTGATGAATGGTTCAATATGGGGATTATCACTACCAGCCGTAATAGCATAGAATTGATCGACAAGTGGATATGTTTTATTTTGGATATTTTCTTTGGTCGGTAAAGTTCCTTCTACAGCAATATTTTTTATCTTCCCATTCTCTACCATGTTCTGTGAAAAATGCCTGAAGGAAAACCCCATAGCATTCGTACGGTTTTGATAACTCGTGGTCTCTTGAATAATACCTCCCATTGCTGAAACAATATCTTCTGAGGGTGGTTCCATTAACGGAACACCATCCATTACATTAATTAGTGCGGACTGGCTGCCGCTACCTTCAGGACGTTGAAACGCACGGATTTCTTCATCCTTTCCTCCTACTTCACTCCAATTGGTAATTTTTCCAGAATAAATACTTTTAATCTGTTCTATCGTTAGTTGGTCTACTTGATTTTTCGGATGAACAAAGAAAACAAAAGCCTCTCTTCCAATTGCTGTTAGATTTAATTCTACTCCTTGTTGTTCGGCTACCCTCATTTGATTTTCTGAAGGGTGCGCAATAAATATAATATCAACTTCACCTTTTAATAAACGATCAAAAGCATTGCTTGTTTGACTAGAGACAACCTCACCTTCCTCTAATGGATAATCCTTTTCTGGATAAACAGCTTGAACAAAAGATGAATAAACTGGATATAAAGCTGTTGCTCCATCTAATAAAGGTAAATTGTCTTGAATTTTAAAAGTCGAGGGTTCATCTAAAGAAACTGCTTTTGTCCCTTCCGCAAATGGACGATATTCCGATAAATCTACATCTTGGGTGCTTACCACTTCAAGGGATTTAACATAGACTTGATAACCCTCGTAGGCAACTACTAAAACAACACATAAGGAAATAAAAATAAATGTACTATTCTTGGACAGTTTCCCCCTCAATTTACCGTAGATTGCTAGAATAATAATAATGATTAAACCAATTGTAATGATTGGAATAAAAAACGTATAAAACTCTGCATCTCTTGTCAATGATGCAATGATTGTCGCCACAAATCCTATGAATCCAAGCACGATAATTGTAAATATAGAACCAAACATTTTCATTTTTAACCTCATTCCTTCTTCCTCTCACCATTTCTTTTCCCTATTCATTTAAGATAACTTTGATGAACCTTCCCCTTTTCCAACTTATACTCCTTGTTCAATTAATCCACTAACTAAGTATATTCTTTCATAATTTTCTTCATATTTGAACATAAATGTTTCATTTACTTATCGAGTGTTATTTCGGAAAATGACCCTAAAATGAAACAAAGCGCTGATCCTTGCTACAGGAAGTCGCCCGATTGTTTAATAAGCATTTAATCATGTCTCACACATTTTTTATCAATTTTTTCAAGTGTTATATATTTTCCACGCACCCTACTTTGCTTTACTACTTCCCAGACTTTATCCCCTCTTTTAATTTTCAGAAGCACATTTGTTCCATCTATTTCTTTATAAAATACATAGCCAGTAAAAGCATTACCCCATTTTTGACTGTATTTATCACTTATTATTAATAACTGTCTATTACCAATTGAAGTCCCATGAAACAAAGCTATTAATGAATTTAAATGGGAGTCTTCCTTTCCTATTGGGACTCGCATTTTGATTAAATCGTTGTATTTATAAACCAAAGCACTGTCTTTTTCCTTTAATTCTTTTAACACAGGATAGCTTGATTCAATATCTTGTTGAATTTTATTGTTGAGAAGATACATACAATTATCAAATGTTTGCGAACTGGCCAAAACATCGGGTTTTAGTGATTGAAATAACAAAATAAGCACAAATATGAAAGCTAGTAACAACCTAAGCATGGGTATATACCTCCATTTTTTTACTTATTGCTATCTTTCCATTTTCGTATTGAATTAAAACTGCCCTTTAACTACATAAATAAAGAAAAAATGGACTGCTGCAGCCTATCTCTGTTCAAATCTCGCTCCCAATAGTTGAACAAGGAAAAGATATTCTTGGGTCTTGAAGAATAATAACCAAAGTTATTCTAA of the Bacillus tuaregi genome contains:
- the tnpB gene encoding IS66 family insertion sequence element accessory protein TnpB (TnpB, as the term is used for proteins encoded by IS66 family insertion elements, is considered an accessory protein, since TnpC, encoded by a neighboring gene, is a DDE family transposase.), with amino-acid sequence MKHDYTDVKNIYIICGKTDMRKGIDGLATLIQDSFELDPYGDSIFLFSGWKKDRYKCLYFDGNGFAMLYKRLDNGKLQWPKDEQEVRNLSQQELRWLLEGLAIQQPKAIPPSPKSAF
- a CDS encoding tetratricopeptide repeat protein → MNTNQRALDLFGKNEYVEALELFRKAVEESRYVQSLNNLAWMYSYEEEDDEKALELIKEAIQMNPSSYFPYNILGEIYMRQKKWKLASYALLKSISIQPSNEAYHNLAVAKYYLGDLQTASDFFIRIAGNSDNVTYSHVKCLIELGKRIEAKEKLDVFNVDADEFVGEIEVADLYVELDCFKEAVYWFEKGWKKYWKDPYWVSRFIYALFNTKDIPRIHEVVHEAIEQIDEEIKDTHQECEEDWTENDKDTYIKQLLEEKNKYEKMVELIPSGYIPPIELEPTITGACYLFGCKQHSHSEYQE
- a CDS encoding DIP1984 family protein, translated to MKITLAQAINLLSSLHKKVNELQGEFFTVHVIEVPKGESYTPYERTVEAVLQELSEIQHDILELKEIIQQGNLSNQVEWDGHSISMIRAIETAKQLRDRLNLLKTLATTKKREYNVHHHSGAIMEQIALFDPAEFKKQVDKLTRQAELLSSRIDKVNYTVEIEVPLANKYLEA
- a CDS encoding DUF4030 domain-containing protein, with protein sequence MKKSIYDIKKEIDEISIPEAKLNQTIEKAISRGRKKNLSLSKKIVYGCSAAVILFGLLVSSAFVSPVMAEVVSKIPFLGQLITTKSIGSVVSEELKEKGYHVAGIGVSFQGQKEISIEIEGSENYFNQVKDEVEKIVDDILKLREYDAYTIKVSRSKEFEQKVSESDRKRMETVQFLHNAITQELEKHHYTPLMLMFTKETINLELPNTISDEEVQDIKQIISDVLAANNAGTYSVKVKKIDMEKREQEGRWAEILQAVGEDLMGKKEYKVTGLAYSVYPSPELIIKTSIKSEDQDAKEFAGNLEVVIEEFLKNEEMVSLVENDSYIITIRSKDGKKIN
- a CDS encoding sigma-70 family RNA polymerase sigma factor codes for the protein MFSKDKIKKAKKGNDKAFQELMEEEKNKLYRIAYLYVKNEADALDIVQETIYKAYISIKNLKEINYFSTWLTRILINTALDFIKKKSRVILTEEFSHIPNSNEHNVEKEESMDLVEAIERLKEPYKTVIILRYYKDFTIKQIADTLDCPEGTVKTHLHRAVNILKLDLREGVFK
- a CDS encoding DUF4181 domain-containing protein, translated to MSLGTMILGLIIILGFYLFVSEYYLKRRLNIKSKSKGVFSKGRKSIFIVIEVTLMIIFIIATFTLGNYFPYSPMIRSLPFPIFFFLIYFFRGIEEWIVKKSDKSYYHEWLVSITFLIVILFITFGEFVSAEL
- a CDS encoding TIGR01777 family oxidoreductase, whose protein sequence is MKKVILAGGTGFIGKYFENQFKKLGYEVRIITRNQQHISWEEKERIIEVLEDAELLINLAGKSVNCRYNEGNRKEIMNSRIRTTKILGESILACPNPPKLWINSSTATIYRHAEDRPMTEESGVIGSGFSVDVATNWEKTFFSFDLPSTRQVALRIAIVLGKNGGVMVPYQNLVRFGLGGVQGTGDQMFSWIHVEDLYRIILFLKDREDLSGVFNCSSPHPVSNRELMQALRKKMNVPFGLPSPKWLLEAGAIFIKTETELVLKSRWVLPERLEREGYTFTFPTLDKTFQDLIH
- a CDS encoding DUF1835 domain-containing protein, which codes for MSENGEWETYELNHAEEFDTFHHEEYKSLEGRGYFIEQNDLNKMVEIINKTIQIHRRSTNLSNKASVHIVSPEFAAGNLRVGLKHPKKVIGFPDFFSIGPLWKLDETKDQAFRAEWLYDNINFELDDYEYQNKLTNTLREIEDISEQVPIYLWYGNNAGEQTGLRYILYLLRDKENEIFLMNSTELYEKYITSKVERPIFHTGQIEPESLKLLFERNKENHPLSHKNRLQLQREWETLSQTKEVLRVWMNDKIIGVPEEHYDPLIIKTLEKLHNEQGKKDFIKTGTVIGEILEQLDEAGPFYLEYRIRHLIYSGVLELRGIPKSMRHYSIKIRS